The DNA region TCGTACCTGGGATTTCCCCTGTAGTCGTtcaaaattgtgttaacaatGTGGAAATCCTTGTGTTAATTGCAAAAATGTGGTCGACACTGAGTTaccaaattatttctttaatatttattgtatcgaataatattttttcgttcagtattcaattatttaatttaaaatttgagatGTTTACAACATATGAACGGCGTCTAACCTTTGAACTGGCGTCCATTTGCTAATATACGCGTGTACGCTATTATTTGCATGTCTTTTTGGCCAGCCGCGTTACGtatacatacattttcaaCTGCATCTATGCAAATGGTGATGAATGAACACTATTGAACTCACCTTGAATAGAAAACGCACTTGTAAATGTAACTGGCTGATTAATAGTAATGTGTGCGCCTGTTCAATTACATAGTAGGTTTTTTGTTGCATtagaattatgattattaattaaaatcgtatGATTTCCAGGTGAAAACGACGGTGCATTGGGGTTTGGAGTCTCCGTCCGGTGACGTTATCTGTTTCGAAGTGCCTGCCAGAATCaccaactaatttatttattattaccattgtcattattataaattatatagttCTAGGAATAAactggtttattttttaaaaaaatctgttaattaataaaaatataatactaataagCGTCCGAccctgaaattttaatgagagtctagaaaaaaaaattaaacaaataaaatgcagTTGTGTTAAATCCGATGACGGGTTCAAGTGCTTTATCAGGTTTATGAAATGggtatttttgaattactttgcaatatttaaaaggtCTACAAGTTGATTGACatggaaacatttttttcgcttacaaaaatataaaaaaattatataacatatgcaaattaatgtttactcTCGCTAAAAATTAATGAGGTTTTATGTTGAAATGGAAATTGTGTAATGCGGACTTTAATCTGATTCAACTgaggttttaatatttcaaatgaataaaaaatgcacGGGCtcgaaaaatttttattgaaaatttcaatggTTTATGAATGTCACGACCGAAAATTTTTGAAgcttataattcatttaaactatttggaaattcattattttccgGCCGAATTCGATATACTCATATGACCTGCATCTAACcaacatttacatatttatctaCCTGTGTTAtgagaaattgataaaaagtgGGACAGGTTTAACGTAATCTTAACGACTAACAGTTCTTCATAGTCTCATCTATATACTCGGTAACATTATGACTGtcatgatttgaaattttttaactcgtggttaattaaaatattaggtaATTAATTCTTCCTTGGTTAAACTGAATATATTCATATGACTTGCATCTAAACAAgatttgcatatttaaatacttacattatgagaagttaataaaaagtgGAACaggtttaatatattcttacaACTAACAGTTCTTCATATTCTCATCCTTCTTCCCGGTAACTTACAATGAGTCTTAAATGAAAGTAATATCAAGAGAgtattatatttgataatatttgagtcctattaataatatattattatatcatgATATTATTGACACATATAATACCAAATTAGCAGTTTTCGTTCACATAGCGACACGTTAATCTTGTGGGATTAAGGAATAGACATGAGATGAATGAATGGTCGTATAAGTTAagtatgttttgttttttttagttCGAAACTAGTTGACAAGGCAGTAAACAGTTCAACAGTTCAATTacaatgtttacatttaaacGCTAATGATGTTCTAAGTTGAAAGTACATGGATACTGGCATTTTATCAGGAAAAGATATAGAATCGaatatatctaatataaaatatgatccATTTAACGTGAAAACACCGCCGTAACTTTATCATTTATAActctaatttaataagtaactagtcaaaaattatataataaaaaacctacttattataaaattatataaatttatataagtacttgcaagaaaaaaaaactcatATGAATTTAGCACCCTTCAGAATGGATAAcataacaaaaagaaaaaatattatattagttagtgaaaattaatatcaaaaaaatatatatctgagAATATCCAGTAGTGACAACTCATtagttataactttaatttttggtgCCAACAAGACAACAACTTCAATTTTGTCTGAGGCACTGTATCCACTAATGACACCACTCAGTTATATGTAACTGTAGTGTGGACACATTTAATAAGCACTAATATAATTGTGAGGACGGTGTTAAGTGACCATATGATTTTCTCAGATATGTTTGACactttatattatagtttGGATgatcagaagaaataaatttattggaacaatgtagtttttaattcttaattaaatttaaattaacctaattattttgaagaatgctaattttaatgaaattttttttttcacaaaaacaCCCAATcaaattttctcattttatgttataattaatatcggTCAAGTGCATTATGACATGCATGTTCTGTCTTGAAAATGGAAGATTTTGGCCATGTCTATTTGTGGTTTTATGACGTTTCAATAGTTTTCATCTCTagataaagattttttttgaaatcacACGTATAGTGGTGGTCGAAAgtatagaataattttaaaatgcttattattattttcgttaTACCGCTTTAAAATATCGTTGTAGAATTGATGTTTAGAAAGtggtcaatatttttgttcttcttattattattatttcaatattatttacgtttacatttttaactttggacaaaaaaattattattttttaagtttacaagaaataaattcagttttcGTTAAACATCGAAACCTTCAGTGtgtaaaaatggataaaagaCTTGAAAAAACGAATCGTTTTCATAATGATGGACTAAATCAACGTCagatttcacaaaatttaagtattaatcaaggtttcaaaaattttgaaaaaattttacatacagAGAAATGAGGACGTCCTCGAAAAACAAATCCAAATGTAGATAAAAGCAGATTAACCAGGAAATACCTAAGATTTTGGCGCAGATGTTTCAAATCGAGGTGTGAAACGTTAGTTATGTGGAGCGAAGCTATTTGGGCTCATAGCTGTGAAAAAACCTTATATATGTGGAGTTTAGTACTAATAGTTAGTAGTTTAGGCAATATGTAAGGATGCCAGTAGAAACGAGATAAGATTTTAAGTACCAAAAACCAACAGTTGAACATAATGGTGGAAACATCATATTGTGAAGACAAAATGCAtcgattgttttgtttataaaaaaattttggcaAATCATATGCTGCCCTTTGCTCTTACAGAGTCCAGACATAAATCTAATTGAACATCTATGGGATCTGGAATTCGAGAAAAAGCAACACCAACAAGGagcatttattttacattcaacaaaatgattttgatGTGATCGACAAAtcgaaagatttttaaaaacaagtcaTCATTATACAGGGAATTAAAAGCTCATTTTAGTGTTATTTGTATCCCAATTCCATCGGAAAAAATTTGGGGGATGAAATCTTCACTTAGAAggttgaaaaattcaaaaatatatcatttttgaattttttcgaAAAGTTCTTTTCCAACTTGTAATACCCATCGctacattttaattaggcAACTCTGTAAATATGGCAACACAAGTTACGATGatgtttatatcataaacGGGCCGCACTATAATAACGGAAATTCAATCGCACTCCGGGGCATCGATACTTAAACACGTATAAGACGAAACTCATcaaaaattttccaatatcggttcattaatgaatataaattagttaacaaataaatgtctTGTGTGTTTTGGCAGCCGTTGCCGATGACTGGGAACGTCCCGGGGCAGTGTTCCAGAAAACGTATTTCCTTTCGGAGGGTAGGAATGTTTTGAGGTCGAGCCGATGCGGAAGGGTAGTGATTATTGCCGGAAACCGTATCAGGCATGTAATTTTCGCGAAAATTGATTTCGATTAAGTTCACACTAACTGGAAAGCGagtgcaatttttttttcgttattttataaatttgcaatttaaataaagccaAGCAGGTGCACGCAACCGAATACCGAATCCCCGTTCGGCTGCATATACCGAGATACAATGGTGAGATCCTTATCGGCCGTTATTTATagctattattaaaatatatttagcacgtaatatttgttttgtgtgATTTGCAAATCGCAAAATACTCATACGACAGTCGCCACCGATACTTGGTCTTATCTCGATACATCGATATTGCGCATAGATTTTTATGCAGACTcgatttccattttttccttttaaatatCCGCAACAAACACGAAGGACAAAAATCTTGACACTCTTAAGTTCACAGGGAAAATTGGACGCATTGTATTGCCTCCCTCTGTTCTATACTTGCTGGCTGTGGATGTGACCAACACGTGTTTACGTTGCAATTAATACGTAAAGACACTTGTGTCTTATCTTGATGTGACTCTTTTGAGTATAGATCTAGTTTTATCGATAAAATGAAAAGATGTAAGCTTTAAAAGGGTTCGAGATTGTCATCGCAgcgaataaattaatgtttctaaaGGTAAACAAGCAACAACAGGTGCATTAACCAAATAGTCTAACctcgttttaaaaaatggttgtaaaatttaaatataggacattaatccaattttatggccattttaaaagcaaaatcactcgtttaattttacattctttcgtgaatcaaaattgtttcatttcataaatatagaCCGAAAAcgtcaacaaaataaaagtttctctTATaactagaatttaaaattgtctctttaatttatgtgccatatttttaaacgtttaattttaaatttaatgtgtacaataacttgtttgaatatttaattaatgatttaatatttaaattttaattaaaaaacatatacgTAGAATGTTTTGAACTttgagtaaaaaattaagagattttaattgtacaagGTAATTTATAGTAGAcagacataaaaatatgtaaatcatGTTTTTGCAAAATTTTTAACCGTACTATCgacaaaaattgaacaaaaatcaattttcaatataagcgtgtataattaattatgaagtaAGTTGTTTTAACTTAATGTTACGTAACGTAGAAGAGTGAGATGGCAAATGAATACCATTacaacattttgtttattaatttttatttcaaaagaaattaattattttatccattatgttgttgttatatatataacaatttctacaaaaaattatgggtacaattaaaaatgttaaaatgaatACTATCATtcgtttattgataaatttttaattaattagcatcTTTGAAATGATCGGCTTGTTGTTGCTGTGAACTCTGcaagattttcaaatttctaatttcaagTTTGAGGTAAATCaacaatgttattattaactcTTTCTATCAATCAATACCATACTGATTTTcgtcataattataattagtttcccaaaaaaaaaaaatacttagaatgttttgaattttgagtaaaaaattaagagattttaattgtataaagtaGTTGACAGACATAAAAATaaggaattttttttttgcgaagtgataattttttaaccgcATTATTgccaaaaattttacaaaaatcaatttttttataagcatgtataattaattatgtagttagttgttttaatttaacattatgtAACGTAGAAGACTgagatgttaaattaataccttgataaaattttgtttattaattttcattacaaaagaaattaattattttattctttacagaacaatttcttcaaaaaattatgggtacaattaaaattgttaaaaataatattctttcgtttcttgacaaatttttaattacttagcTTTCTTGAAATGAATATTGGTCGTTTTGTTGTTGTGTCAATTCAGTCAATATCATATTGGTTTtcgtcataattaaaataagtttctgaaaaaaatatatacgtaGACTttgagtaaaaaattaagagatagaaataagtatattttgtttttgaaaaatgataaattttaaaccgtACTATCACGAaaaattgaatcaattttCTATGTAAgcttgtataattaattatgtagttAATTCTTTTAACTTACCTCTACGTAACGTAGAAGAGTAAAATGGTAGATTAATGcattgacaaaattttatttgttaattttcattacattacattttatcCGTTACAgtacaatttctttaaaaattataggtacaattaaaagtgttaaaaatagtattctTTCGtttcttaacaaatttttaattattaccatTCTTGATATGAATAATGGCCATTTTATTGTTGCTGTGAACTCtacgaaaattttaatttcaaattcgaGTCAAGTCAACAATAGTATTATTAACCCTCTCTGTCAGTCAATATCATATTgattttcgatataattaaaattagttttcaaaagAGAATACGTAGAatgctttttaattttgaataaaaaatgaagagattttaattgtagGTAATTTATAGTAGACAgacataaaaatgtgtaaagtATGTTTTtgcaaaatgataaatttttaaccgcACAATCgtcaaaaattgaacaaaatatcaattttctatataaacgtgtataattaattaatgatgtaTTATTGTTAGTTGTTTTAACTTAATGTTACGTAACGTAGAAGACTGagatgacaaaattaataccttgacaaaattttgtattattttaaaactatgggtacaattaaaaatgttaaaaataataattttacgtttcttgacaaattttcaatcaattaGCGTCCCGAAAATTGGTCGTTTTGTTGATGCAGTGAACTCTGCGAGATTTTCAATAGTTGATTTCAAGTTCGAGGCAAGTCaacaatgttattattaacccTTTCTATCAGTCAGTATCGCATTGGTTTtcgtcataattaaaattagtttcccAAAAAAAATCAAGATTAATTCTCGCGAATCAAAATTGAGTGAAGTGGCCAGATAAGGGAGCTCTTGAGAACACACAAAATCATGAGTCAGTTGTATCATTGTGTTTCGACATTCAAAAcgtgcatttttttttaatccaaCAAAACTTAACACTAATGCAGTACGTCGTACTTCTGTTGTCTTTAATCTCAGTGGCTCGTGCATGCTTGCCCTTCGTTGATTGTGGTGAGTGTCCATTAAtacttttgttatttgttattatcccagtaataacaattttgtacGTTCAAAACGGTGAATTGTAACGCACTTAAGTGTAGGCGAACAATAAATACCCTAAGTACTTGAAACACAGTTATTTGCTTTatgattaatgaaaaaaatctattttgctACTGTCTCAGATAAAGATAatctaaatctttaaaaaatgcgATTTATGTAATCCCTATTTCCACAGTGGAATTTAATAAGCGCCTTTAACGATAATCGTAAAAGCGCGAGCCCAAATCGTTTTTAGACCGATTTTTACGATCAATTTCGTAATATGgccattaaaactaaaatattaagttttcaaACTGATTCCGCCgtaactgtaaaatttattaaaaaactggcagcgataattacaaataataattaataacttggggaattaaatagaaattaaaattgacgaaatattctattataatGGTGAAATATTAAGTGAATATAAAACCATTCCCTTTGTTGTATGGAAAGTTAAATGAAAGAACtgcatcaatatttaatttactatcaGGCAGGAATTTTTAACTCCAACTACTTTGTGGATTTCAAAGTAGATACACATTGTTAAAAAGACGTAATTCATAATGTGCACAGATATTTCGaaagacataaaattttatttcagcattatatgaaatatgaaacaaatatagttttgtttaagttaacttttaaatattcaacaatgCTATTTTTTACAGGTTCTATGTATGAAATAACAGACGTCAAAATCAGTGGATGCGACAACGAAGAGGAAGTATGTGAAGTTAAATTGGgagatgtaaaaaatttagaaatttatttgtcttccggtaagaaaacatttttttctaatattatgtCTTTATTTCGTAACAACGAATTTGTCAGATTACGATAGgacaacatttattattatttctatataagatttattatttttaaaatatcgatTTAAATCTAACGACTTAAAATTgacttaatatatatatatgaaatatgtgaattttgtaaacacaaataaatattataataaaatagtaggTGTCCCAGAAAGGTCGgttcagaattaattttaaactatgcTCTTCGCACCAGTTCCACATcttgctttaaaatgttaactgATCTTGAACCATTGATTTTAGGGTAGATAAGATAATTTTCGTTTAGATAATTTGAGGAAGAATCCTGTACTGTAGACTTTTTTTGAACACCCTGTATTAGAACTGTGCAAGgtaacataaatttacattcaaaacaaacaacaaattctCAACTAgctgtaatttgaattttaactgCTCGTACTTGAGATGATGTGCGTAGTTAATTATACCTACCTGCTGACGAATGTAGCAACCCACTGTAAACATAACgaacgtattttttttttttgaacagCCCTAGAATTGGACAGTATGACGTCCGCGGCTTACATTTCGATGTACGGACAGAAATTCCCGGTTCCTGTGAACCCCGTAAATGTTTGCGAAACAACATTCTGCCCCATCACCCACACCCACAACATTACCAAAGTTAACTCCGCAGTTACGTTCACTGGAGGCGTCATTCCCGTgagtaaataaacattataaatccgatgattgattaattatgaaattttctaGGGTTCGGCCAAATTGTACTTCAATTCGACCGTGAAAATTGACAATGCATCACTCCTAGCACTATGCTTCTATACCGACGTCAAATTGGTTAATTAGACTctttggattttatttttcgCAGTAAAATCCCGAACTGTAGTCTTGTAGGTGTAgcacaaataaattagtattagcTGCAAGAGACtggtttttgtaatttaatgtttaattagattttgtacgttaatttattcaataaacttAGTGTTGTACAAGAGTGTTTATTGGGATAGGTCGTGAAATCAGACACCATTTGTTATTACATTCATTTAATTGTTCACATTTGTGCTAACATACAGTATTGTTTTAGCCTACGTAAAATATCACATTATTAATGTCTAAAATTTAACGTCGGCACGATTGCAACAACGAAATATTGCTATTTAATTTGCATGCTACtggttcatttatttattcatttttttttctaaatcgtTGCCTGTTGCAATCGCACCTCTGACCAACAAAAGAACGATGATATGATGATGATATGCGTCCAAATAATACACCAGTTACTATATTAACAATGATGCAAAAAACGTTTTGACACAATTTTAATCAGATCAAATGCACAATCCATTCGTTTAGGGGTGTTtcctttatttttgatatttggtTAAACCGAAAACGATATGGTGTCGATATGTTTTGTGTTGTTTAATTCGAGAATTTCGAAAATCATTTTGTCAACGGACCCAGTCGGATGTTATCTACGTCTCATTCGTCATAAGGGGGacaggttttattttttttgcttCAAGACATGTCAGTGGAAAACTTGACCTGAACGGCACCGAATGTAATTGGGTAGCCATTGTTCGGGGCTTTGGCGGTTATCTCCGGTTTCACGGTCCACTGTGCACGAGCcccctttattaaaattacatttaattaccgAAACAATATCGGCTTTatgtataattgaatattatcgAATTGCACGTCATCCCGGACGATAAGATATGTCCCGTCCCGTCACGTCACCTCCAATACCGCCTGCCGAACGCAAACGACCAGAAAACAGCGGCCGTCCGCCACAGTAAGAAATCCCACTTCGAACAAGTTCAAACATAATTGGGACGGAGACAATTCGGCCGCAAATTAAGGTCGAAAATAAGGCCccgaaacaacaataaaacaaagccCCGGTCACAAACCAAATGAGAACAATGTTCTCTTGTCTTACGGTCTCGCAGCCCCGTCGGGTTTCTGCTGCGCCGCGACGTGTGCACGAATCGACGAATTTTCGGATGCCCGCCATTCACGTTAATGAATGAACTGCTTTCTGATTATTCCAATGTTTGCCAATACCggattcaaataaataaatatttatgtcatgTAATACTatttacatgaaaatataattccctacttaaaaaaatggtggatgcgccagattttgtaatattgttaCGGGattgttaatttgaaaacctgttattt from Aethina tumida isolate Nest 87 chromosome 1, icAetTumi1.1, whole genome shotgun sequence includes:
- the LOC109595171 gene encoding uncharacterized protein LOC109595171, with the translated sequence MQYVVLLLSLISVARACLPFVDCGSMYEITDVKISGCDNEEEVCEVKLGDVKNLEIYLSSALELDSMTSAAYISMYGQKFPVPVNPVNVCETTFCPITHTHNITKVNSAVTFTGGVIPGSAKLYFNSTVKIDNASLLALCFYTDVKLVN